In the genome of Calonectris borealis chromosome 14, bCalBor7.hap1.2, whole genome shotgun sequence, the window GCTGTTTTACTGCAATAGCACTACTTGCATATTAAGCTTCAAAGGCAACGAGTATCTTTGAAGAACTTCAATGTTTTTCTAAACTGTATGAACATTGCTGTTGCACTAGAAAAAGAAGGGTTAATTATTAAACACAAAAGGATTTCCAGGAAGCAGTTCATGACAGTCTGAGAACTACAGTATACAACCTTTAAAGCAAGGAGGTTTCTTCTCTATGGTCCCCCATGAAGAAGATTACGAAAGTAAGCCAATCAGAAAAAGTGACAACGAATTTGTTCAGCAAGGATACTGACGTACACTGCTCTGCAAATGAAAATTACAGTTAAAGGGAATTAAGCGTAATTTCCCTACATAGTTTAGTTACAGCTAAGGGATAATAAGTGATATGACCAAATCTACGTTGTTCACTAATATGACTACTAATACAAGGAAGGAAAGACCATGCCACTGAATTAAAACAATAATACTGTTAAAATGAAAGTATGTGTTTGAAAACTTCATAAaacacaagttttttttcttcactcttttGCAGCTACTACTAGTACTACCAAATCAAAATCTAATATTCAGATTGCACAGCATTTCATAGTCATCTGAAGGCCTATATTCAAATTGTAAGCATAATCGGAACTGATAATTGAATTCCAAAGGGGTTTTCTTTGGGTTGCTTGTTTGgggtcagagtggttatccttgGTTTGACTGATCCTcaagttttctcttttattttttgctaaataAGTTACAAATGTTTTCTGAGCATAGGTCCTTTCTGCCATATAACTGACCTTAAATTGGGAAATAAGCACTGTGGAGAAGTGGAACATATGTTAATAAGCAGATTAAATGGCATTTTATAAATACACATGTGTTTCAAGTAATGGTACCACCTTCTAACCACTAAAGACAGAAAACATGTAGGAACAGACcacaaaagaaataagaataaagCCAAAATGAGATGCATCTACTCATGATACAACATTACCCATAGCTGACTGCTATCTACTGTCACTGTACGTGCACTTTCCATTGCTCTGACAGTGTTACATACAAAGAAGCTAACCTGGGGAAAATGCACAAGTAAATggcaagaaaaataacaaaagaacaCAACCAAACGaaaccaaaaacaaccccaaaaaatccCACCCATCGGAAAAAGCACAAGAGAGTAGAAGGGGAGGCTGAATATGAAAGgaataattaacttttttcagtTGTACATGTCCTTTCTTCAGATCGTAAAGTACCCACATACATGGACACCTGGTTAATTAACGATGCTGAAGACGTAACTTACCTATACTTTTTATTGTGCTGTCACATGAGAGGTTATGTGTGGGAGTTAAAAACTGCATGATCTCAACCTGTCTCATACTTAGAAAAACACACCTCCCCTGTCAAAACCTGACGGATATACTGAACAGCGTACCTGCTACAATCAAGTGACTTCAAGATGAGTCTTTCTCATCCTTCTCAATctaacatttgaaaaattaatgcaTAATATACAGCTTCCAGTTTCCTATAGGAAAATAAGTTTCCACACAAATTAAGCATCATCCATAATCCGTAGACTGATTTAGTTTTCAATTTGCTCCTGGCAGCGTTCATATGACACTCATTGCTTAGGGTCACAAAACATTATCCATCAACTTTTAGGGCTAATTGTAACAATTACAATTCTTCGCAATGGAGCATAACTCTTGCATGCTCCTGGAGTTGCTGCCTGCCCAGAAAACATTGCCTCGAGCATGCCATCCAAGTATGTATCATTACCTCATTCTATAGCAAAGTAGTTCTGAATTATTCCCCTCTGAGTATGAGGCCTGTTTATAGAAACATGGAATTTTTCTTATGCAAAAACCTTTTGTTGATCATCAGTATTGTATCAGGTCGTTCTTTAAGTCGTTAACACTCAGGAATGTAAAGTTTTCAGCATCAACATGTGGTAAACTACTGAGACTTCTATAGTATAACACCAACTTTTTTTATCAGCTTATTTGGGTCTTAACTGAGtagctttgttttgcaaaatgaaataatagacaAAAGTGAATTTCCTGCAGGTTCTCTATATAACGAAACAAACTTTGAAGTCAACACCATGCAACCCTCCTGTGgaatgattttcatttttctgctaaTAAGGCTGCAATGGAACAAAAGCAATACTGAGGGCagaaaagtaaatgaaacaaGTAATGGAAATAGCTCAATTAGAGGTAACAATGAGACTACAATGCAACCAACTTCACACGGATTTGTTCTGCCTATGACTACTGCCATAAATCCTTCTACCATCAGCCACGCTGCACCAACTGCCAATGccaaaaaaaatgtaacaaaaagaagagagatgagCAGTCGGCCAAACAGCACATCCCCGAGCTCCACTGATGGCACCACTTCATCTTCAAATGTCACTATGGTATCAAAAGATGGAATAAATAACTCTGCCACTAACTTCAACAGAATCCCAATGTCTTTAGCAACATTTACAACAGGTGACTTTTCTGGAGTGACCAAAAGTGCTGCAACTACTTCTACTTCCATTGCGACACCAAGTAACTCCACAGTCACCTACAGTACCCCTTCGGCTGCGGTGCTCCCCAGTGATAACTCTTCTACCAACCCCACCGCGTTGTTCCCCACGGGTATCACTCTGACATCGCCCACGGTGAAGCAGGACAGTTCTACACCAAACTTCAACCCCATTCAGCAGACAACAGAGCTGAATCATAATTTCAGCAATCCTTCTACTGCATCATCTAATTCAAAAGATGCCAATGAAGGTAAGTATCTAACTAAGGTCCAACTGGTTTAATAAAGTCATAATGCTGAAATCAAACCGTTTTTTCATTGAACAGGAGGCTTCATAAGATGTGTGAATTAATAGGTGACCTAGTACAGACTAAAACTAAAACtcacccaaaataaaaaatattttaaacacttcCAAGAGTGGGGGAACCTAATGACAGGTACTGCCTATTCACACTGGAGTGGACCTATAAAGCAGATGTgtagaaataacatttaaaatgtgtaACACGTCAACTTTCTCAAGTTCAGAATCTTTTGTGACCAAAGATGACTTCTTATAAATACCTCCAAAGGAATTACTCATTGTGCATTTAATTACCAAGTTGAGTATGCGTGGGAAAACAATGGAGCATAAAACTGTCATGGCATTTTTCTATCCTGCTGCTCTGAATCAggtcttcaggaaaagaaaaggaaagattagAAGACACAGTAATTTTTTGCCATTAATTAGCTTTCAAGCTTTTAACACAGGAATGAAAGGCTTATCCATCATATCCAGTAGAGTACAGTTTGTACTAAGAACTGAAGGAGCATCAGACTTTCATGTTTCCCATCATAGTTCTAATAATTACAATGTACCCGATTTTTAGATAACAGGACTGAAAAGGAAAGGGGGTGGGAAAGCAAGTTCAGttccaagaaaaacagaataccTTGAAGAAAAGTTTTATGAAATCTCAGGAAAATCTTGGAGGAGTGCAGTTATTCTGCTAACTGAACAGGTGCAGAAAGCGTTACTGGATTTCTTACCTTGCATACTCAAAAATTGGTACTCTAAAACTTAATCACTTGAAATTCAGAGGCTGCAATTTTAACTGCTGGCTTAAACACTTACAAATAATTGCATTCAAAGAGTGATTAttgcttatttctttaaataaaaggatAGTGGTTGATTCTGTAATTAAACCTGGAATCCTTTTTATTTGACTAAAAACTCAtttagccttctttttttttaagcttcagttATTCCCTTGAAAATCAAGGATGGAGATGTCTGTTTTCTTCTACAAAGGCAGAGAGtttctgcagagaagctgctttaGTCACAGTCTGCAAAGTGTTTCAGATCCTTGGTGAAAGGCCTCACTCCCCAAAGCCCTCGACTGCTATAAAGCGAGAGTGAAGTATTTAACCTTACAGATTTATTATTCTCATTCAActgtcccttctttctttctttctttctttctctcctagaGAAAACCAACAAAGGAGGAGTAATAGTTGGTGTCATTGTAGGAGCCATTTTGGGATCGATATTAATTGGTCTGATTGGATATTTTATATGTGGTAAGAAAAGGTCTGAGTCATTTTCCCACAGACGGCTTTATGACGACACAAGGAATGACCCTGGTAAGGAACAGCACAAGTGTTTTGCgtaagaacattttttatttctgcacagaGCTGTTTAAATAGTCTGGTCTTATTGAATTATTAGGAATTATATCATCAATCCCAGTCAAACTAGTTTTCAACTGACagtactttattatttttaaattttagcttACCCAACACTCCCCTTAACTCTATGTCTCCTCCTTACAAGTTAATTTTTAACCTCTGAAATATCAGGAAATATTGTATCCAGTATGAGTGAACCTGTTCAAAGAATTGTGGGCGAGTTCAAAACTATAGCTCAAAAATGCTCCCAAACTTTGGTTAGCTGAAAAAGGCTAGACTCCTTACTCATCTGACTTCAATTACTGAATGAGGGATGAAGCTATATCTGTTTTTaggagtaaaaatattttaagaggttTAAAAAGAAGATTGCTTTTGTCTTCTCCATGAATATGTATAAACTTGTATTAAAGTGTAATCACATAGTCTCCAAACATTTGTATCATGTTCctggactttatttttaaatgtttaaacaaaCACTGAGAGGCTAAACACACTTTTTTCTCatataaaatcaaatcaaaataaaactctgGCAATACGCCTTTTCTGGCTTAAATGCAAGAGCTGAAAGCTGCCAGAAAGTCAGATTATGAACTAGCTTTGAAAGCCGACCACCCATGTAGTCCTGAACGGGCGTTACCAGGAAGACACGTGTTATCCTCAGAAGATCGTGAATCAGGGCCTTCATCTTTTGCTCCCCCATATATAAGAAAGAGGTTAACTGGATTGAGCTGCAACAAACTGCTGAACTAAACTGTAAGGTACCCAGCATTCGGCGATAAGAATCTTTCaaataatatatgaaaaataattacattatcCTTTCAGTTCTCCACTTAGACAACTCACTTGGACCATACGATGTGAGTTTTGGATGTGCGTCAGatgacaaaaccagcacagaagacAAGGCAGAGAAAGACAACGCAGGGTGCCCATCCGATGGCATTCCTATGGCTGACATGACACCATCCCATCCTTCATCGTAATGTTTGCTTCAGATTATATTCTCACCTGTTATCTACACggtttcattttttccaaaatgaccTGGCAGCTGTTATCTTACAGCCATTACCGTGCAAACAAtgttttggaaagcaaggggaaaaTCACAAGCAACAGGCAGGGCCCAGTAGCAGAGCATCACTCTTCTACTTCGTAATTAAATTATCAACTTACAGTTTTCCTGGAAGGATATTATACTTGCTTTCCTAGGAATAATATAGACAAATAACACCCAGGTAAAATTCTGCCTTGTGTAACTTTGGTCAAGAATGCAGACATTATAACAGAGCAAAATTTGACCAGGGTTGCAATGATATTTTAGCatcaataaaaaaatctgaagtttaacTACCTTGAGGTGAAACTCTTCTGTCCAAGTAAAATACCTATCTGATAAATGACTTGGGACCTTATTTTCCCCACTCTGCTTTTGTACTTTCCTCAGTGAATACGACAAAAAGAATTAGATTTACTTGGATTACTCAGAGGTTGAAGTTTGCCAGGGAGAATGGAGCTACTGAGTAATACAGACTACATTTAACCTTTGACTATGATGACACAGAGTTATAATCActattgaagggaaaaaaagaagacaagctTCTGTTCCTCTGGCAAACTGATCTGTTGTTTGCATTGCAGGCTAGATCTGTAGAAATGATGTAAAAGGTTTTGGTACAGGTTAGATAGAAGAAATACTTATCTTAACATGAAAGGAAAGGAATTATCTCTGCCATGTATATAGATATCCTAAAAAGCATGTTCCTGTTTTGTCCAGCTAGAGAGTAAAATTATGGCAGTATAATGCAAATAATTGCATAGTTTATCTGTTTGCAATTATCAGAAATGTCTAAATAGGAAGAAAGAACATGAAAAAGACATAGCTGTAAAGGCATAGAATAAACAAAAAGTGCAGAGAAAATAACTACTCACATGGGATACACCCTTATTACTATGACTCtgttaaaatgctgtatttagtGTGGAGACTGTGGATCACATCGATGTAGTTATCTCGCTAACTGGCTGTGAATGTTGCAATGAGTATATATGTGAGTAAATTACATGCTTGCACACACCAGAGACAGAAACAATGGCAGTCACACTGCAGATGAGTGAAACAGGTATATATTTCAAAGTTAAAAGATTAAAGAATTGAGTGCATACGTGCAGTGTTGCCACTCCTACAGGGGTCAGTCATGAAAACAGCACGCTTCCcatcaaaaccagaacctgatTTCTAACGTCGTATCCAATGTGTTGGATAGCAGGCTGAAAATCTGAGACACATTCACCTGAGAGAGTATCATgcttgaaattaagaaaaatgttacaTTCAGCTTTCACCGTCCTTAGCAATATTATGCCATCTTTCCTGATAATTGTAAAGCAGTATCACATAAGCAAAATCCCTTCTTACACTTGAACCTTGGCCTCAGATGCAAATTGAAAGAGCTCTCTCTAAGGAGAACTCGAAGATAGAGATGAAGAGATGCTAAGAAACTACCAGCGCTGTC includes:
- the MUC15 gene encoding mucin-15; the encoded protein is MQPSCGMIFIFLLIRLQWNKSNTEGRKVNETSNGNSSIRGNNETTMQPTSHGFVLPMTTAINPSTISHAAPTANAKKNVTKRREMSSRPNSTSPSSTDGTTSSSNVTMVSKDGINNSATNFNRIPMSLATFTTGDFSGVTKSAATTSTSIATPSNSTVTYSTPSAAVLPSDNSSTNPTALFPTGITLTSPTVKQDSSTPNFNPIQQTTELNHNFSNPSTASSNSKDANEEKTNKGGVIVGVIVGAILGSILIGLIGYFICGKKRSESFSHRRLYDDTRNDPVLHLDNSLGPYDVSFGCASDDKTSTEDKAEKDNAGCPSDGIPMADMTPSHPSS